The Cohnella abietis genome has a segment encoding these proteins:
- a CDS encoding ABC transporter permease, protein MERGGIPLIEFNRGFGRFRHLVFKNRWLYLMLLPGMLYFLLLKYVPMWGILIAFKNFQPFLGFNDSEWVGLAHFERLFHDPGFVRLLRNTFVLAIYNILFFFPLPILLALLLHEVRKIAFKRWVQTVIYLPHFMSWVVVVGIVYVLFTTEDGVVNSVLLDLFGYKIEFLTSSEWFRTMITSEVIWKESGWGTIIFLAALAGVDPQLYEAARMDGASRLRLVWHISLPAMRSVIVILLILQLGKFMDNGFEQVFLMLNATNSDVGEVFDTYVYRVGITTGQFSYSTAVNLFKSVIGLVLVVVSNRLAKRFGEQGIY, encoded by the coding sequence ATGGAGAGAGGGGGGATACCGCTGATTGAGTTCAACCGTGGCTTTGGCAGGTTTAGGCATCTCGTATTCAAGAACCGCTGGTTGTACCTCATGCTATTACCGGGAATGCTGTACTTCCTCCTTCTCAAATATGTTCCGATGTGGGGGATATTAATCGCCTTTAAGAATTTTCAACCGTTCTTAGGCTTCAACGACAGTGAATGGGTTGGTCTTGCACATTTCGAAAGGTTATTTCATGATCCGGGCTTCGTTAGGTTACTGAGAAATACGTTTGTGCTCGCGATTTATAACATTCTATTCTTCTTCCCATTACCGATTCTGCTCGCTCTATTGCTACACGAGGTTCGAAAGATTGCTTTCAAGCGATGGGTTCAAACCGTCATTTACTTACCACATTTCATGTCCTGGGTAGTTGTAGTCGGCATTGTTTACGTCCTCTTCACAACGGAAGATGGTGTCGTCAATTCTGTTCTGTTGGATTTGTTTGGTTATAAGATCGAGTTCCTTACGAGCTCAGAATGGTTCCGGACAATGATTACCTCTGAGGTGATTTGGAAGGAGAGCGGGTGGGGTACCATTATATTTCTGGCAGCGCTAGCCGGCGTCGATCCGCAACTATATGAGGCTGCGAGGATGGATGGAGCCAGTCGGCTCAGGCTAGTCTGGCACATTTCACTACCCGCCATGCGCTCAGTCATCGTTATCCTACTTATCCTGCAGCTCGGAAAGTTCATGGACAACGGCTTTGAGCAAGTATTCCTTATGCTTAATGCCACGAACAGCGATGTGGGAGAGGTGTTCGATACCTACGTGTACCGTGTCGGAATTACGACAGGACAATTCAGCTATAGTACAGCGGTTAATTTGTTCAAATCGGTTATTGGTCTTGTCTTGGTTGTTGTATCGAATAGGCTGGCTAAACGTTTTGGGGAGCAAGGTATCTATTAA
- a CDS encoding carbohydrate ABC transporter permease has protein sequence MPSGAKKNRFNWYDAIVYSLLLLFTLLTLVPFLFVVGGSFASTKELLEKGVVLFPTQFSLDGYKYIFSTSTFITSLLVTVWITVSGTAVNLVMTILTAYPLSKSELKGQKICMMLIVFSMIFSGGMIPTYLVVKAFGMLDSYWSLIIPGAISGFNLIVIRNFFQQLPEGLEESAKIDGYNDLQILFRIVLPLSMPVIATFALFYAVGHWNTYFNAILYITDSAKWPIQVLLRQIVILSMGGIGDSNAFDVNFVPPAQTVKLAAIVVATVPILLIYPFLQRHFTQGMMLGAMKG, from the coding sequence ATGCCATCGGGAGCGAAAAAAAACCGATTCAATTGGTACGATGCGATCGTATATTCACTACTCCTTCTGTTTACGCTTCTGACGCTCGTCCCCTTCTTGTTCGTCGTGGGGGGATCGTTCGCCTCGACGAAGGAGCTTCTAGAGAAGGGTGTCGTTTTGTTTCCTACACAGTTCTCTCTAGACGGCTACAAGTATATTTTCTCTACATCGACATTCATTACTAGCCTACTCGTTACGGTATGGATTACCGTTTCGGGCACAGCCGTGAATCTTGTAATGACGATTCTCACAGCGTATCCATTGTCCAAAAGCGAGCTAAAGGGGCAAAAAATATGTATGATGCTGATCGTGTTCTCCATGATTTTCAGTGGCGGTATGATTCCTACTTATCTCGTCGTCAAAGCTTTCGGCATGCTGGATTCTTATTGGTCTCTTATTATTCCCGGTGCTATTAGCGGCTTTAACTTAATCGTCATAAGGAACTTCTTCCAACAGCTGCCCGAAGGTCTGGAGGAATCAGCCAAGATCGACGGTTACAACGATTTACAGATTCTATTTAGGATCGTACTGCCGCTTTCTATGCCGGTCATCGCTACTTTTGCACTCTTCTATGCAGTTGGACACTGGAACACTTATTTCAATGCGATTCTGTATATTACTGATTCTGCCAAATGGCCCATTCAGGTTCTGCTGCGACAGATTGTTATATTGTCCATGGGTGGAATTGGTGATTCCAACGCATTCGACGTTAATTTTGTCCCACCAGCACAGACGGTGAAGCTCGCCGCGATAGTCGTGGCAACAGTACCTATACTGCTGATCTATCCGTTCCTGCAGAGGCACTTCACGCAAGGAATGATGCTAGGCGCTATGAAAGGGTAA
- a CDS encoding ABC transporter substrate-binding protein, translating into MYKARKSTSIAAMVLLLCVTLLLSACSGKSNSANTATAGNSSPAASPSQQPVATPESSSSAAATKTYTDSKGTVTIPVNPQRIIDLTGSAIGNLLALDIKPVAATYDGMRSPYHKDKLDGVVDLGDGSNVEAMLSLDPDLIIAYDYLEDGPYEKLSRIAPVVRLQYGAKTPGELLLEFGKITGKEEAAQAWIDQWNKKIAEVKPKIVEVVGDKTVSILQPYAKGIYAWGNKGGRGGEIIHGDLGLKAPPIIQKALVDGAGFGKDLTLEQLPEYAGDYIFTSNWGWDDGNPDDVYGSSLWKGLPAVKNNRVFFINQDGSYYNDPISLEAQLQFIVESFLGKQ; encoded by the coding sequence ATGTACAAAGCAAGAAAATCTACTTCAATAGCAGCAATGGTGTTACTGTTATGTGTTACATTGTTACTCAGCGCTTGCTCCGGTAAATCGAATTCGGCAAATACCGCAACGGCGGGAAATAGCTCACCAGCTGCGAGTCCAAGCCAGCAGCCAGTGGCAACTCCAGAATCAAGCAGCTCTGCTGCAGCTACCAAAACCTATACGGATAGCAAAGGAACTGTTACTATTCCGGTAAATCCCCAACGGATAATAGATTTGACAGGAAGCGCTATTGGTAATTTGTTGGCACTAGACATTAAACCTGTAGCCGCTACCTATGATGGAATGAGAAGCCCTTATCACAAAGATAAGCTGGATGGAGTAGTTGATCTTGGCGATGGCTCCAATGTCGAGGCCATGTTGAGCTTGGATCCTGACCTCATTATTGCTTACGACTATCTTGAAGATGGACCGTATGAGAAGCTATCTCGGATCGCCCCAGTCGTCCGACTTCAGTACGGAGCAAAAACCCCTGGAGAGCTGTTACTTGAGTTCGGCAAAATCACAGGTAAAGAAGAAGCGGCACAAGCTTGGATAGATCAGTGGAATAAAAAAATAGCTGAGGTTAAGCCGAAAATTGTCGAGGTCGTCGGAGACAAAACCGTATCGATTCTCCAACCCTATGCCAAAGGCATCTATGCTTGGGGAAATAAAGGCGGTCGGGGCGGCGAAATCATTCACGGTGACCTTGGATTAAAAGCCCCACCGATTATTCAAAAAGCACTCGTTGACGGTGCTGGCTTTGGAAAAGATTTAACGCTTGAGCAGCTGCCTGAGTATGCAGGAGACTACATCTTCACGAGCAATTGGGGCTGGGATGACGGAAATCCAGATGACGTGTATGGAAGCAGTCTGTGGAAGGGTCTCCCTGCGGTGAAAAATAACCGCGTCTTCTTCATCAACCAAGACGGCTCCTACTATAACGACCCCATTTCTTTGGAAGCCCAGCTACAGTTCATTGTAGAGAGCTTTCTAGGTAAACAATAA
- a CDS encoding aldo/keto reductase — protein MRTIKLGTSTLEVPVVAVGCMRINSLSNAEAEKFIQTAIEEKANFFDHADIYGGGKCEEIFADAIDMNASIREKMILQSKVGIRKGMFDFSKEHILESVDGILKRLKTEYLDVLLLHRPDALVEPDEVAAAFDLLESSGKVRHFGVSNQTPMQIQLLKKSVKQPLVANQLQLSITNANMISHGFNVNMENDLSVVRDSSVLDYCRLNDITIQPWSPFQYGFFEGVFLGNEKFPELNKKIDEVAAKYEVSNTTIAIAWLLRHPAHMQPVIGTMNIERLRDCCKASDVHLTREEWYGIYLAAGNVLP, from the coding sequence ATGCGGACAATTAAGCTTGGAACCAGTACATTAGAGGTGCCAGTCGTTGCAGTCGGCTGTATGCGTATTAATTCGTTAAGCAATGCTGAGGCAGAAAAATTTATTCAAACAGCGATAGAAGAAAAAGCTAATTTCTTCGACCATGCTGATATATACGGTGGTGGAAAATGCGAGGAAATATTTGCAGATGCCATCGACATGAATGCAAGTATTCGTGAGAAGATGATCCTGCAATCCAAGGTCGGCATTCGTAAGGGAATGTTTGATTTCTCCAAGGAACATATTCTTGAGTCCGTAGACGGTATCTTGAAGCGGTTGAAAACCGAGTATCTAGATGTTCTACTTCTGCACCGTCCTGATGCATTGGTAGAGCCGGATGAAGTCGCTGCTGCTTTCGATCTTCTTGAAAGCTCCGGCAAAGTACGCCACTTCGGCGTTTCCAATCAGACTCCTATGCAAATCCAGCTACTTAAGAAGTCTGTGAAGCAGCCGCTTGTTGCCAACCAACTGCAATTAAGCATCACCAACGCCAACATGATCTCACACGGATTTAATGTCAATATGGAAAATGATCTCTCTGTCGTTCGTGACAGCAGTGTGCTCGACTACTGTAGATTGAACGATATTACCATTCAGCCTTGGTCGCCGTTCCAATATGGCTTCTTTGAAGGAGTATTCCTCGGCAACGAGAAGTTCCCTGAGTTGAACAAGAAAATTGATGAAGTCGCTGCAAAATATGAAGTTAGCAATACGACTATCGCTATTGCCTGGCTTTTGCGCCATCCTGCACACATGCAACCCGTTATCGGTACGATGAATATCGAGAGATTACGTGACTGCTGTAAAGCAAGCGATGTCCATCTGACACGCGAAGAGTGGTACGGCATCTATC
- a CDS encoding AraC family transcriptional regulator, with amino-acid sequence MKEFDHEFAEHIYYMASEFEKKGGLWPVRAGRNEAKPGYSVGPKIIECYSFHFVKSGSVYFEYKDGAVTLEVGDMFCLYPHLKHQYKRIETLGNSSPLHMYWLAFSGAQGSYLLDRLGISLEKPYLRNKLNANMEMTILEVFTFMRNPKSGDEFRLQESLYRLFGALNDTQMRAHNDKSDEKWIDTCLNHMNTHYMEGITVADVVRVAGVHRSHLFSEVSRLTGMGPQQYLTKLRLDRAVEMLKMKVYSITEIALSLGYPDLYAFSRAFCNHYGMPPSRYQLDPTK; translated from the coding sequence ATGAAAGAGTTCGATCACGAGTTCGCGGAGCATATTTATTACATGGCTTCAGAATTCGAGAAGAAGGGTGGGCTCTGGCCTGTCCGTGCGGGTAGAAACGAGGCAAAGCCGGGATACTCTGTTGGGCCGAAAATCATAGAATGCTACTCCTTTCATTTCGTTAAATCCGGGTCTGTGTATTTTGAATATAAAGATGGTGCTGTCACGCTTGAAGTAGGTGATATGTTCTGTCTATATCCACATCTAAAACATCAGTATAAACGCATTGAAACACTAGGGAATTCTTCTCCGTTACATATGTATTGGTTGGCCTTTAGCGGTGCCCAAGGGTCCTATCTATTGGATCGTCTCGGTATAAGTCTAGAGAAGCCTTACCTTCGCAATAAGCTGAATGCAAATATGGAAATGACCATTCTAGAAGTATTTACTTTCATGCGAAATCCGAAATCTGGAGATGAATTTCGACTTCAGGAGTCCTTGTATCGCCTATTCGGCGCATTGAACGACACGCAAATGAGAGCTCACAACGACAAGAGTGATGAGAAATGGATTGACACATGCCTTAATCATATGAACACACATTACATGGAAGGGATCACAGTTGCCGATGTCGTCCGAGTGGCTGGCGTTCACCGTTCCCATCTATTTAGCGAGGTTAGTAGATTAACTGGCATGGGGCCTCAGCAATATTTGACCAAGCTACGTTTGGATAGAGCGGTGGAGATGCTAAAGATGAAGGTGTATAGCATCACGGAAATCGCTTTATCACTAGGGTATCCAGATTTATATGCTTTCTCTCGTGCTTTTTGTAATCATTACGGCATGCCGCCTAGTCGTTATCAGTTAGACCCAACAAAATGA
- a CDS encoding extracellular solute-binding protein, protein MNGLKRKSLGIAVTIALTVALVSGCGNGNKETTVPATSIASQPASSSESPKTAEPISISLMIPYWNPEAPKANSEVLKEVQSYTNTNLNISWVPASSYNDKLNALIASQDVPQIVYVLANGNKNSGLVNAVRSGMFWEIGPYLKEYPNLSQTSKDLLKQSAIDGKTYGIFKSFPQARDGITIRKDWLNSLQLQEPKTLDELIHVMEAFALQDPDKNGKKDTFAVGSSAGLNGFNNFVLYNGGPNQWGIVDGKITPNFLTKSYKETLDLYKYFYEKNIINQDFPSVTSDFELFNKGKSGMIFGALDDIQSRYADLYKSYPEAELDVISLIEGPDGARVPTRGVFPPQFLFPKTSIKTEEQLKQILGYMDKLADSTVQNLLKWGIEGVHYEVENGKAVRTDAQRFTQEVSQLDFLQYTEYKAATPGTLQPVVEKALKMQVDNFPNAIVNPAQPLISDTFVQNGSELDKIINEARTKYVMGQLDEAGWNKAVEQWRKNGGDKVIAEYSAEYNKLNP, encoded by the coding sequence ATGAATGGATTAAAACGCAAATCATTAGGAATAGCTGTCACGATTGCACTTACGGTAGCGCTTGTATCGGGCTGCGGTAATGGGAATAAGGAAACGACTGTACCTGCTACTTCTATAGCATCTCAACCAGCATCTTCATCTGAATCCCCAAAAACAGCTGAACCGATATCCATTAGTTTAATGATCCCTTACTGGAATCCGGAGGCACCTAAAGCGAACAGCGAAGTGTTGAAGGAAGTGCAGTCATATACGAACACGAATCTTAATATATCGTGGGTACCTGCTAGCTCATACAATGATAAACTAAACGCGCTAATTGCTTCGCAGGATGTGCCGCAAATCGTCTACGTTCTGGCGAACGGCAACAAGAATTCAGGCCTTGTCAATGCGGTACGGTCGGGTATGTTCTGGGAAATTGGACCGTATTTGAAGGAGTATCCGAACTTAAGCCAGACTAGCAAGGATTTATTGAAGCAAAGCGCTATTGACGGGAAGACCTATGGTATCTTCAAGTCTTTCCCGCAAGCACGGGATGGTATCACAATTCGTAAGGATTGGCTGAACTCGCTCCAACTGCAGGAGCCTAAGACATTAGACGAACTAATCCACGTCATGGAGGCGTTCGCGCTGCAAGATCCAGACAAGAATGGTAAGAAGGATACGTTCGCAGTGGGATCAAGCGCAGGGCTTAACGGTTTCAATAATTTCGTATTATACAATGGCGGACCTAATCAATGGGGAATCGTAGACGGTAAAATAACACCGAATTTCCTGACGAAATCCTATAAAGAAACACTTGATTTGTACAAGTACTTCTATGAGAAGAACATCATCAATCAGGATTTCCCTAGCGTGACCAGCGATTTCGAACTATTCAACAAAGGCAAATCAGGGATGATTTTCGGAGCTCTTGATGATATTCAAAGTCGCTATGCTGATTTATATAAGAGTTACCCTGAAGCGGAATTAGACGTTATTAGCCTAATTGAAGGACCGGACGGTGCACGAGTTCCGACACGTGGTGTATTCCCGCCGCAATTCCTGTTCCCTAAGACTAGCATCAAGACAGAGGAGCAGCTGAAGCAAATCCTGGGTTATATGGACAAATTAGCAGACTCAACTGTACAGAATCTGCTTAAATGGGGCATTGAAGGTGTTCATTATGAAGTAGAGAACGGAAAAGCAGTGCGGACTGATGCCCAAAGATTCACGCAGGAAGTGTCTCAGCTTGATTTCCTTCAGTACACCGAATACAAGGCTGCGACGCCGGGGACGCTTCAACCAGTCGTGGAAAAAGCGCTCAAAATGCAGGTTGATAATTTTCCGAATGCGATTGTAAATCCGGCGCAGCCTTTAATCTCGGATACCTTCGTGCAGAACGGCTCAGAGCTGGACAAAATCATTAACGAAGCCAGAACCAAATACGTTATGGGCCAGTTGGACGAAGCGGGCTGGAACAAAGCCGTTGAACAATGGCGCAAGAATGGCGGAGACAAAGTCATCGCGGAATACTCAGCGGAATACAACAAGCTGAACCCATAA